A DNA window from Phragmites australis chromosome 11, lpPhrAust1.1, whole genome shotgun sequence contains the following coding sequences:
- the LOC133884561 gene encoding uncharacterized protein LOC133884561: MAADDAARSSRRMDLNLYLGLPRAPRARRPDLGSDLALGTPMLSSSSPSSSAASADAPPPETDPLHPPYSPSLADLVRPPTPAHEPYYPSAPEVPPPPPYVLPPLPVPGAIPVLADELEFGFSDAHLGLLGRTDRPSSSTASSSFRPERAERYRRLMCLTGRQSRYFRPRRFRSDLPPLSSEAPSLEIDDASLQPPELEEPVHDTVEENKVVADGAIVGVSDDEGTDRGKSAAMFECNICFEMAAEPVVTSCGHLFCWPCLYQWLHVHSSHKECPVCKGEVTEGNLTPIYGRGNSGSDTEKKVAEDGNTSGPKIPPRPHGNRLESFRQQFHHLRPISRRLGEAHGILSTWRRILDQQHLMNSVNRFEGRPESTVQEIAQHASRLGRITTRMRARLQREAENPTSIASSTPDSGLPGNNTSNLPRRASSPFSSDGIDILRRLALADTEGLATAVSDLMRIARPSQYGASTSSNPPNPEPVDGTHVAAALAADQASNSSTMAVIQEDAAFAESAGDPSNAGSSRSLRRSRRSYAMDSLDVDGGDLHRNKRRRLN, translated from the coding sequence ATGGCCGCTGATGATGCCGCGCGGAGCAGCAGACGGATGGATCTGAACCTCTACCTTGGCCTCCCCCGCGCCCCGCGCGCTCGCCGCCCCGATCTCGGCTCAGACCTCGCGCTCGGCACCCCGATGCTTTCTTCGtcgtctccctcctcctcggccGCCTCCGcggacgcgccgccgccggagacggACCCGCTCCACCCGCCCTACTCCCCGTCCCTGGCAGACCTCGTGCGCCCGCCGACCCCGGCGCACGAGCCCTACTACCCGTCCGCTCCCGAGGTGCCCCCGCCTCCGCCCTACGTGCTCCCGCCCCTGCCGGTTCCAGGGGCGATACCTGTGCTCGCTGATGAACTTGAGTTTGGTTTCTCCGACGCGCACCTGGGTCTGCTCGGGCGGACAGACCGGCCTTCGTCGTCGACAGCCTCCTCTTCCTTCCGCCCGGAGCGTGCTGAGCGCTACCGCCGCTTGATGTGCTTGACTGGCCGCCAGTCTCGCTACTTCCGGCCAAGACGTTTCCGGTCAGACCTTCCACCTCTCAGCTCCGAGGCCCCTAGCCTAGAGATTGATGATGCATCGCTACAACCACCGGAACTGGAAGAACCTGTCCATGATACGGTGGAGGAGAACAAGGTGGTTGCCGATGGTGCCATTGTGGGTGTCTCGGATGACGAGGGAACAGACCGTGGCAAGAGTGCTGCGATGTTCGAGTGTAATATCTGCTTTGAAATGGCTGCCGAGCCGGTCGTCACTTCTTGCGGGCATCTCTTCTGCTGGCCTTGTTTGTACCAGTGGTTGCATGTTCACTCCAGTCATAAGGAGTGCCCTGTCTGCAAAGGGGAGGTGACTGAAGGGAACCTTACTCCTATCTATGGGAGAGGGAATTCAGGTTCAGATACGGAGAAGAAGGTTGCAGAGGATGGGAACACATCTGGCCCCAAGATTCCACCTAGGCCGCATGGGAATCGACTCGAGAGCTTCCGGCAGCAGTTCCACCATTTGCGACCCATATCTAGAAGGCTTGGTGAGGCACATGGTATTTTGTCTACGTGGAGGCGCATTCTTGATCAGCAGCACCTTATGAATAGTGTGAATAGGTTTGAAGGGCGTCCAGAATCAACTGTCCAGGAAATTGCTCAACATGCAAGCCGTTTGGGCCGAATTACTACTAGGATGAGGGCGAGGTTGCAAAGAGAAGCAGAAAACCCTACATCCATTGCTTCTTCTACTCCGGACAGTGGACTGCCTGGAAACAACACATCCAATCTGCCCAGGCGTGCTTCAAGTCCATTTTCCTCAGATGGGATAGATATATTGCGACGCCTTGCCCTTGCTGACACGGAAGGTTTGGCAACTGCCGTGAGTGACCTCATGCGAATAGCCAGGCCAAGCCAATACGGAGCATCGACTTCATCGAACCCACCAAATCCCGAGCCGGTTGATGGAACTCATGTTGCTGCTGCACTGGCTGCAGATCAAGCTTCTAATTCTAGCACCATGGCTGTGATTCAGGAAGATGCTGCTTTTGCTGAAAGTGCAGGGGACCCGAGTAACGCAGGCTCTTCAAGATCCCTGAGGAGGAGTAGAAGAAGCTACGCCATGGATTCTTTGGATGTAGATGGTGGGGACCTACATCGGAACAAGAGAAGGCGGCTGAACTAA